In Chromatiaceae bacterium, the DNA window TCTGGTACTGGTTCACTCAGGAGCTCAAGCGCCTCCTGATACGGGATCAATATCTGCCCAGCCTGGTAGTTCACCAGCCGGCTACGCCTAAGGGTAAGCGCAAGGCGCCGCCGGTCGCGATCCTCGCGGCCTGGGAGTGGGCCTCGGAGCAGTACGAGCAGCTCATTAGCCGGGCCTGCGTGCGGATGCACCCGGCCTGCGCTGCCGCCCTGGAGGGCTGGCCGGAGGGGGAGGGCCTGCTGCGCCACTGCGCGGAGGTGCTGCTCGATCAGACCGTGCGGCAGACACCCTGGCCGGTGGTGTTCGGGAAAAAAGTGGACGGCACCCTCCTGGCCGCCTGCCTCGCTCCGCAACCCGGGACGGCGCCGACGGCAGGGCCCGGCATCGGCCTCGATGGCTACCGGACCTGGCGGCAGTGGCGGGGACGCATCCGGGACGCCGAGCGGGAGGCCGCCTTCATCCCGGGCTTTCAACTGGTGGAGCCGCCCGCCCCCGCCGGGGAAGCGACCGAGGGCGACTGGACCTTGCGCTTCGTGGCTGTCCCCAAGGACGACCCCTCCCAGCGCCTGGATCTCGCCGACTACTGGCCGCTCCCCGCGTCGCAGAAGGCCTGGTGGCACCAGACCTTGGGCCAGGATTTCGAGACGCACCTGCTGTTGAACCTGGGGCTGGCCGCGCGCATGGTCCCCAAACTCTGGGATGGCATGGATACCGCCGAACCCCGGGGCCTGGCCCTGAACCTCGATGAGGCCTTCGCCTTTCTGAAGGAATGGGCCTGGGTGCTGGAGGACGCCGGGTTTAAGGTCATAGTCCCGGCCTGGTGGACGCCACAGGGGCGGCGGCGGGTCAAGATCCGGCTGCGCTCCTCCTCTCCGACCAGGGCCCCCTCGGGCTCCTCGGTCGGAGCGAGCGCGCTGCGCCTCGAGAACCTGGTCCAGTACCGCTACCAACTTGCCATCGGCGATCAGGTGGTGAGCGAGGAGGAGTGGCAGCGGCTGGTCGAGTCCAAGGCCCCCTTGGTGCAATTCCGTGGCCAATGGGTCGAACTCGACCGCGACAAAATGCAGGAGATGCTCGCCTTCTGGCGCCGGCACGGCCAGGAGACTTCGGAGATGAGCGTCCAGGACCTGCTTCAGCGCACCCTTAGCGACGAGACCTTCGAGGTCGATCGCGACGATGCCCTGGCGGGGATGCTGGAGCGGCTGCGGACCGGCAGCCGGCTGGAATCCATCGCGGAGCTTCCGCAACTGAAGGCCCAGTTGCGCGACTACCAGAAGCGCGGCGTGGCCTGGCTGCGCTTCCTGGAACAACTCGGCCTAGGCGCCTGTTTGGCCGACGATATGGGCCTGGGCAAGACGCTTCAGGCCATCGCCCGCCTGGTGCAGGAGCGGGAGGAGGGGAGGGCGATGGCCCCGACCCTCCTGGTGGCCCCCACCTCCGTCATCGGCAACTGGCGGAAAGAGGTCCAAAAGTTCGCCCCCCACCTGCTCGTGCTCATCCATCACGGCGCCGAGCGGGCCAAGGATCAGGACGCCTTCACCGGGATCACCGCTGGGCAGGCCCTGGTCATCACCTCCTATGCCCTGGTGCGCCGCGACCAGCACCTCTTTACCGCCCGCGACTGGCACCGAGTCGTCCTCGATGAGGCGCAGAACATCAAGAACCCCGCCGCGGCCCAGACCAAGGCCATCCTCAAACTGCGCGCCCGGCACCGGCTGGCGCTGACCGGCACCCCGGTGGAGAACCGCCTGACCGACCTCTGGTCCATCTTTAACTTCCTCAACCCCGGCTATCTGGACACCCAGGCGCGCTTTCGCAGGGGCTTCGAAATTCCGGTACAGCGCGACCGCGACCCCGTCAAGATCGCCGCCCTCAAGCGCCTGGTGGAGCCTTTCATCCTGCGCCGGCTCAAGAGTGACAAGGCCATCATTCAGGACCTGCCGGACAAGCTGGAGGCCATCCAGTACTGTAATCTCGGCAAGGAGCAGGCGGCTCTCTACGAGACGGTGGTGCGCGAGGTGGAGCGCGATCTGGAGGGCAAGGACGGCATCGCCCGCCAGGGGCTCATGCTCTCGACCCTCATGAAACTCAAGCAGATCTGCAATCACCCGGCGCAGTTTCTCCACGATGGCAGCGCCTTCACCCCGGAGCGCTCCCACAAGCTGCAACGTCTCCAGGAAATGCTGGAAGAGGCCATGGCGGCGGGCGACAGCGTCCTGATCTTCTCCCAGTTCACCGAAGTCGGCGCGGAACTGGAGCGCCTGCTTAGGCAGGGCCTGCACTACCAGACCTTCTATCTGCACGGCGGCACCCCGCGCGGCCGGCGCGAGGCCATGATTACCGCCTTTCAAGACCCGCAAGCCGAACCCGCCATCTTCGTGCTCTCCCTCAAGGCGGGTGGCGTCGGCATTACCCTGACCAAGGCCAACCATGTCTTCCATTTCGACCGCTGGTGGAACCCGGCGGTCGAGGATCAGGCCAGCGACCGGGCCTACCGCATTGGCCAGGAGAAGACCGTCTTCGTCCACAAGTTCGTGACCCTGGGGACACTGGAGGAGCGCATCAGCGACATGATCGAGGAAAAGAAGGCCATCGCCGGGGCCATCGTCGGCAACGACGAGTCCTGGCTGACGCAACTCGACAACGAACGGTTCAAAGCGCTGATTCGTCTCAACCGCGACGCGCTGGTGGACTGACCATGACGACACTCGGCAAGACCTGGTGGGGGCAGCGCTTCATCGCCGCGCTGGAGGGCTTCACCGACCACGGCCGGCTGCTACGGGGCCGGGGTTACAGCGGCGATCGCCGCATCCTCGCCTTTGCCATTACCGACAGTTTGGTGACCGCCACGGTGCGCGGCAACGTCAACCCTTATTACGGGGTCTATAAGGAACCCCGCTACCAGACTCGCATCCAAATGGCCCCGATCCCGGCCAAGGCTTGGGATAAGGCCATTGGCCACCTGGGCAGCCGTGCCGCCTTGGTCGCGCGGCTGCTGATGAACGAGATGCCCGACGGCATCGACGACGCCTTCGCCGGCATGAAGCTGCACCTGTTGCCTCGGGGCCACCAGGACTTCGCCCTCACCGATTGCTCTTGCCCGGATTACGCCAATCCCTGCAAGCATATCGCCGGCGTTTACTATCGCCTGGCGGCGCAACTGGACCGCGACCCCTTTCTCCTCTTTGAGCTACGGGGCCTGTCCCGGGAGCTCTTGAACCAGGCGCTCGCCGCCACGCCCCTGGGCAAGGCCCTGACGATCCTGCGGAACGAACTTGATCCGGCATCGCCTCTTATCCCCGCGGAGTCTTTCTTTACTCGCCCCGGCTTTGGCACCCCGCCGCCGGACTATCACACCTTCTGGACCGGCCAGCAGCGCCTGCCCACCGAGATCGCACCCGCAACGCCCGCGGCCGTCCCCGCCATCCAGGTGCGTAAGGCCGGCGATTATCCCGCCTTCTGGGAGCGTGATAGCTCCTGTGTCGTGGTGATGGAGGAACTCTACCAGCGGGTTCGGGAGAAGAATCGGGACTCTTTGTAGCCCGACGCTCACGCCTGCCTTGAACACCTGCCTTCGGCAGGATTGGAGAAGGGGAGAAGGGGAGAAGGGTCTGAACGGTTACCGACAAAGATCGAGATCCCCGAGGTCCTTCGGGATGCAGGGCCTCGGCGCTGGCCTAGCCTGTTTGGTCGCGCCCGGTCTGGCCACATTCCGGATACAAACCGCCTTGCCCGGCGCCTCTGGCGCGGCTAAGATCATTGGCCCGATCCGGTGGGGGCGGCTGCGCCTCCCAATCCCTGATCCCTGGCCGACTGGACGGGCGAGCGCCGCCAGGCCCATCCCGCGGTCGTCGCCCCGCAAGGATCTCGACAACGGCCACTGGCGGCGGTCATTGTCCTGACGCCTGGACCCTTAGTAAGCGGAGTATTAACCCAAGTCCATGGAACCCCGACCGCCAGAGTTCGATCCCGTCTCGCCAGCCGGGGGCCCCAAGCCCGGAACAGACGACCGCTGGACGGTCCCGGACCTGATCGACTTCGAGTATTACCTCGAACGCGACGAAATAGACCTGCGCGAGCGCCACGCCGCCCGGGCGGCACTCGCGGATCGGGATCGTGCCATCTACCTGGATGAGGTCGCCCCGGGGCTCGCGGGCCTGGAACCTCACTCCTCCCCCCACCGGCGCGGGAGTCTGCGCCGCTGGCTGACCGCGCGCCGCGCGGCGGAGCCCCCGGACCTGCGCGACCTGCTGCCCGGCACCGCCTTTGATCACGCCCAGCGACTGGGGACCCTGATCCTGGCCGTGGTCGGTTTCCTGATAGGTATCGGCGCGGCTTCCACCCTCCTCAACTACGACGGGCGCTTGCCGGTCAATGTCTCCTGGTACCTCTTCCTCTTGGTGGGTGTGCAGTTCCTTTTGATCGGCGGCGGTGTTCTTACCTGGGTGCTGCGCCGGTCCCGGCCCGTTGGGGCCACCATCCAGGACGTCACCCTGCTCGGTCGGCTCATCCGCCCCCTCTTTTCGCGCCTCGGGAGCTGGGTGCAACAGCAACGTCTGGCCCATGCGAGCCAGGAGGTCCGGGATCGTGCCCGCGCCAGCACCGGGATGCTGAAGTCCCAGTATCAGCTCTATGGGCGAGTCACCTATCTGCCGGTCCTGGTTCCGGCCCAGGCGTTCGGGGTCGCCTTCAACCTGGGGGTTATCCTGACGACCATTGCGCTGGAGTGGTTTACGGATCTCGCTTTCGGCTGGGGCTCGGCCCTGGATGTCGGCCCCCAGGCCGTTTACGAACTGGCCCGCGCCGTGGCCACGCCCTGGTCCTGGCTGTTGGGCGAGGGGGTGGGCTACCCGACCCTGGACCAGGTGGCCGGTAGTCGCATCAACCTCAAGGATCCCCTGTTTTTGCTCGATGCCGGGCATTTGCGCTCCTGGCGCTGGTTCCTGGTGCTAGCGGTCCTCACCTACGGCCTGCTACCCCGGTTGGGTCTGCTGCTGGCATCGATTTATGCCCAGCGCCACCTCCTCAACCGGCTTCCCTTTACGCACGCCCGCACCCAGGCCCTCTATGCCCGTCTGGTCACTCCGCGCCTGGAGACCGGGACCGGGGGGAGCGGACAAGGTCCGGCGATGCCTATTCCGGCCCCCCTCGTGCCCCGTGTCCATCGTCAACCTAAGCCCGAGCGAAAGCCCCAGCCCGAGCCTCAGCCCGAGCCAACGCTACCGCCGCGGCCCCAACTCGCGCCAACGGTCCAGCCGCAGCCCGCGCTACGGCCTGAGTTACGGCTGGTAGAATCACAACCCGAGGCTGTGCCGGAGCCCCCATCCCAACCCCCCATCCTCGGCTTTGCCGGGGGCATCGCCCCGGATGCCTGTCTGTTGCTGATCCACGTCGATGTGGACGACCTGATCGAGGACCAGGACCGCCCACGGCTCGCTCGTCTGCTTGCGGCTAACACCGGCTGGCGAGTCGCCAGTGCCGCCTCCTTCGGCTCCGGTACCCTCATGACCGAGGGTGTGATCCAGTGGCTGGCGGAACAGGATTGGCAGGCCCCGCCGGCCCGGGTCGTGATCCTCATGGATGGCTCCCAGCCACCTATCACCGAGAACCTGCGCTTCCTGCGGGAACTGCGCGCCGCCGCCGGTACCCATGCTCAACTCCTGCTCGCCCTGGTCGGCGATCCCCAGGATGATGATCCTCTGCCGCCGGTACGAGCCTTTGACTTCACCGACTGGCAGCGCAAGATCGACGCGCTGGGCGATCCCTACCTGCGTCTGGCCATGCTGGCACCCCCCCACTCGGATGGAGAGCCTTGATGGCGATTACTAAGAGCGAGATCCCGAGACTGGCGATCATGGGCCACCCCAATGCGGGTAAATCCTCGGTGGTCGCCACCCTGACCGAGAATGACCGCATCGCCATCGACCAGCGCGCGGGCACTACCACGGAATCAGACTTTTATCCGGTCATCATTGACGGCGAGACCGTCATCGAGTTCATCGACACCCCCGGTTTCCAGAATCCGGGGGCCATTCTGGAGTGGTTCCAGGCGCACCCGGAGATTCGCGACCTGGCCCGGGAGTTTGTCAAGACCCATCGCCACGATCCCATCTTCTCCCACGATTGCGCCCTCCTGGAGCCGGTGGCCATGGGGGCGGGCATGATCCTGGTGGTGGACGGCTCCAAGCGCATCAAGGAAAAGGATCGCATCGAGATCGAACTGATGCGTCTCACCGCGCGGCCGCGCATGGCGATTCTCAATAATCTGACCAAGGAGACCCGCCACCTGGCCCAGTGGCAGGATACCTTGAGCAAGGGCTTCAACTCGGTGCGCGAATTTAACGCCCACCGCGCCACCTATGGCGAGCGCATCAAGTTGCTCAAGGCCCTCAAGAGCATCGATCAGCGCTGGGAGGAGCGGCTGGCGCGGACCATCGATGCCTTCGAACGCGATTGGGATCGGCGCACCGATCAGGCGGTGGATACCATCCTGACCCTCATGAAGGAGGCCCTGGGATTCCGGGTGAGCAAGACTTTCAAGGAAGCCAGGCTGGAGATGTCGGGGGGGCGCGATCAGGCCAAGGCCGAGGTGATGGTGGATCTGGAAGATAGTCTGCGCAAGCTGGAGGCCAATGCCCACCGCCAGATCCGCGCCAACTTTCGGCACCATGTCTGGGACCAGTCGCCCGACTCACTGTTGGCCAAGGACTTGCTGTCTGACGAGGTGAACCGGGCCTTGGGGCTATCCCGGCGGGCCCTTGCCTTGGCCGGCATGACCGCCGGGGCTGCGACGGGCGCCGGGGTGGACATGGCGCTGGCCGGGACCTCCCTGGGTGGGGCGGCCTTTGTGGGTGCCATCGCGGGCGGATTGCTGGGGCTCGCGGGTGGCAAGGTCCTGGCCAAGCTGGATATCGAGATCAAACCGGGTACCGCGCGCTTCACCGCGGGTCCGGTCTCCAACCCCAAGTTCCCCTTTATCCTGCTCGACCGTGCCTTGCTCTTCAGTGCCCGGGCCATGAACTGGGCCCACGGGCGCCAGGCGGCGAACGAGGCCGCCCTGGACAAGGTCCCGGAGAAACCCATCCCGGTGACGGGATTCACCGAAGAGCTGAACACCGCCGAGCAGCGTGAGTTGGCGCGGTTCTTCACCGCTATTCGTAAGGGCAAGGCGTCCGATCGGGAGGATGCTTGCCGGGCCATCGTCAAACGCGTCCTGCGCGATCTCTCCGAGAATCGCATCGACAGCCGGGTCCACCTGTGAGCCGGGAGGAACCCGGGTGGACTCTAGGCGCTATGGGCGGAGTTCCCCATGCCGCGACGATCGGGCGGCCGAGGCGGTGGCGGGTTAACCTGGATAGGGCCTGATGAAATCAAACCATTCCGACTCCTGTTGCGACGTCCTCATCATTGGTGGAGGACCGGCCGGCTCTACCGCGGCCGCCCTGCTAGGAGAGAAGGGCTACCAGGTCACGCTTGTGGAAAAAGCCCGGCATCCGCGCTTCCATATCGGCGAATCCCTGTTGCCGGCTAACTTGCCACTGCTGGAGCGGCTGGGTGTGCATGCCGAGGTCGAGGGTATTGGCATGGCGAAATGGGGAGCCGAATTCATTTCCCCCTGGCACGACCATAGCCAGTCATTCGAATTCGCGGACGCCTGGGATAAGTCCATGCCGTACGCGTACCAGGTACGACGTTCGGAGTTCGACGAAATACTGATTCGTAATGCCGGGCGTCAAGGGGTTAATGTCATTGAAGGTTGTCGCGTGAGGGACGTGAAGTTCCTGCCGAATGACGAGGGCGCCATGGTCCGGGCCGAGCATGAGGATGGCCACACGGAGTCCTGGCAATGTCGCTTCCTGATCGATGCATCAGGCCGCGATACCTTTCTGGGCAACCGGTTTAAGGCCAAGCACCGGAATCCCAAGCACAATAGCACATCGCTCTACGGCCACTTCAAGGGTGCGCGGCGCAATCCGGGCAAGCGGGAAGGCCATATCACCATCTTCTGGTTTGAGCATGGGTGGTTCTGGTTCATTCCGCTCGCGGATGGCATCACCAGCGTCGGTGCCGTCACCTGGCCTTACTACATGAAGACCCGTACCAAGCCGTTGCAGGGTTTCTTCATGGATCTCATCGCCCAGTGCCCAGCCCTCGCGGAGCGACTCCAGGATGCGGCACTGGTGTCGGAGGTGGAGGCCACGGGCAATTTTTCCTATACCTGCGACCACACCCATGGCACCTGCTACCTGCTGCTGGGCGATGCCTACGCTTTTATCGATCCGGTTTTCTCGTCCGGCGTCATGCTGGCCATGAACAGTGCCTTTGCCGGGTCCGAGGCGGTGGATACTTGCCTCCGCGAACCGGGTAAGGCCGCCCAGGCCTTACAAGAATTTGATCGGATCATGAAGCATGGCCCCAAGGAGTTTTCCTGGCTCATCTACCGCGTCACCAACCCCACCATGCGTAATTTATTCATGGCGCCACGCAATGTCTTCCGGGCCAAGGAGGCCTTGCTGTCGGTATTGGCCGGCGACATCTTCGGCAAGACACCCATCTGGCGTTCCGTACTGGCATTCAAGGCGATCTATTACCTCGCCTCTCTGGCCAACCTGAAGCCGACGGTCATGGCCTGGAGGCGGCGTAAGATGAATATCCGCTACATGGAAGACTCCGGGGAGACCAGCTACCGATGAAACCTACGGGAGATATCCTGCGGCTGGAATACCTACCCGCATCTCGGGTTTGGCAGCGCGCGCACGACGAACAGGACAGTACACTCGGCGGCGTCTGCTTTTCGCACCCCGCCATCTCTCATGATGCCGTGGGGCTGCCGCTCGTGGCCGTGGACATGCGCTTGCCGGCAGGCCAAGAGGCCATCTGCGTGGTCTGGCATAGCCAGGAACCTCTGCATTCCGGCCGGCATGGCCATATCCGCTATCGTCAGGGTGAAACCTTGCTGTTCGGCTGTCTGACCCTGGAAGAAGCTGCTGGGGATAGGCACCTGGATTCGCGCACTCCCCTGCAGGTCGCGACGGAGGCCGCCTACCAGTCTATCTTTGAGCTACTCG includes these proteins:
- a CDS encoding DUF2868 domain-containing protein, giving the protein MEPRPPEFDPVSPAGGPKPGTDDRWTVPDLIDFEYYLERDEIDLRERHAARAALADRDRAIYLDEVAPGLAGLEPHSSPHRRGSLRRWLTARRAAEPPDLRDLLPGTAFDHAQRLGTLILAVVGFLIGIGAASTLLNYDGRLPVNVSWYLFLLVGVQFLLIGGGVLTWVLRRSRPVGATIQDVTLLGRLIRPLFSRLGSWVQQQRLAHASQEVRDRARASTGMLKSQYQLYGRVTYLPVLVPAQAFGVAFNLGVILTTIALEWFTDLAFGWGSALDVGPQAVYELARAVATPWSWLLGEGVGYPTLDQVAGSRINLKDPLFLLDAGHLRSWRWFLVLAVLTYGLLPRLGLLLASIYAQRHLLNRLPFTHARTQALYARLVTPRLETGTGGSGQGPAMPIPAPLVPRVHRQPKPERKPQPEPQPEPTLPPRPQLAPTVQPQPALRPELRLVESQPEAVPEPPSQPPILGFAGGIAPDACLLLIHVDVDDLIEDQDRPRLARLLAANTGWRVASAASFGSGTLMTEGVIQWLAEQDWQAPPARVVILMDGSQPPITENLRFLRELRAAAGTHAQLLLALVGDPQDDDPLPPVRAFDFTDWQRKIDALGDPYLRLAMLAPPHSDGEP
- a CDS encoding tryptophan 7-halogenase, producing the protein MKSNHSDSCCDVLIIGGGPAGSTAAALLGEKGYQVTLVEKARHPRFHIGESLLPANLPLLERLGVHAEVEGIGMAKWGAEFISPWHDHSQSFEFADAWDKSMPYAYQVRRSEFDEILIRNAGRQGVNVIEGCRVRDVKFLPNDEGAMVRAEHEDGHTESWQCRFLIDASGRDTFLGNRFKAKHRNPKHNSTSLYGHFKGARRNPGKREGHITIFWFEHGWFWFIPLADGITSVGAVTWPYYMKTRTKPLQGFFMDLIAQCPALAERLQDAALVSEVEATGNFSYTCDHTHGTCYLLLGDAYAFIDPVFSSGVMLAMNSAFAGSEAVDTCLREPGKAAQALQEFDRIMKHGPKEFSWLIYRVTNPTMRNLFMAPRNVFRAKEALLSVLAGDIFGKTPIWRSVLAFKAIYYLASLANLKPTVMAWRRRKMNIRYMEDSGETSYR
- a CDS encoding GTPase/DUF3482 domain-containing protein, with the translated sequence MAITKSEIPRLAIMGHPNAGKSSVVATLTENDRIAIDQRAGTTTESDFYPVIIDGETVIEFIDTPGFQNPGAILEWFQAHPEIRDLAREFVKTHRHDPIFSHDCALLEPVAMGAGMILVVDGSKRIKEKDRIEIELMRLTARPRMAILNNLTKETRHLAQWQDTLSKGFNSVREFNAHRATYGERIKLLKALKSIDQRWEERLARTIDAFERDWDRRTDQAVDTILTLMKEALGFRVSKTFKEARLEMSGGRDQAKAEVMVDLEDSLRKLEANAHRQIRANFRHHVWDQSPDSLLAKDLLSDEVNRALGLSRRALALAGMTAGAATGAGVDMALAGTSLGGAAFVGAIAGGLLGLAGGKVLAKLDIEIKPGTARFTAGPVSNPKFPFILLDRALLFSARAMNWAHGRQAANEAALDKVPEKPIPVTGFTEELNTAEQRELARFFTAIRKGKASDREDACRAIVKRVLRDLSENRIDSRVHL
- a CDS encoding SWIM zinc finger family protein, which gives rise to MTTLGKTWWGQRFIAALEGFTDHGRLLRGRGYSGDRRILAFAITDSLVTATVRGNVNPYYGVYKEPRYQTRIQMAPIPAKAWDKAIGHLGSRAALVARLLMNEMPDGIDDAFAGMKLHLLPRGHQDFALTDCSCPDYANPCKHIAGVYYRLAAQLDRDPFLLFELRGLSRELLNQALAATPLGKALTILRNELDPASPLIPAESFFTRPGFGTPPPDYHTFWTGQQRLPTEIAPATPAAVPAIQVRKAGDYPAFWERDSSCVVVMEELYQRVREKNRDSL
- a CDS encoding DEAD/DEAH box helicase; this translates as MLILHAFWLPDPTADFVQTGSFRLWAETLETRGAGSGGDPPPHPFHLARAKWPALLEALGLASMASAGGDASMTCTLQLPSAAEAPLPSPTLARYWPADVDASLAAPRSWRVDCLRLERPIKQLSEIHFLASHQSEAVQPGGDFLFWYWFTQELKRLLIRDQYLPSLVVHQPATPKGKRKAPPVAILAAWEWASEQYEQLISRACVRMHPACAAALEGWPEGEGLLRHCAEVLLDQTVRQTPWPVVFGKKVDGTLLAACLAPQPGTAPTAGPGIGLDGYRTWRQWRGRIRDAEREAAFIPGFQLVEPPAPAGEATEGDWTLRFVAVPKDDPSQRLDLADYWPLPASQKAWWHQTLGQDFETHLLLNLGLAARMVPKLWDGMDTAEPRGLALNLDEAFAFLKEWAWVLEDAGFKVIVPAWWTPQGRRRVKIRLRSSSPTRAPSGSSVGASALRLENLVQYRYQLAIGDQVVSEEEWQRLVESKAPLVQFRGQWVELDRDKMQEMLAFWRRHGQETSEMSVQDLLQRTLSDETFEVDRDDALAGMLERLRTGSRLESIAELPQLKAQLRDYQKRGVAWLRFLEQLGLGACLADDMGLGKTLQAIARLVQEREEGRAMAPTLLVAPTSVIGNWRKEVQKFAPHLLVLIHHGAERAKDQDAFTGITAGQALVITSYALVRRDQHLFTARDWHRVVLDEAQNIKNPAAAQTKAILKLRARHRLALTGTPVENRLTDLWSIFNFLNPGYLDTQARFRRGFEIPVQRDRDPVKIAALKRLVEPFILRRLKSDKAIIQDLPDKLEAIQYCNLGKEQAALYETVVREVERDLEGKDGIARQGLMLSTLMKLKQICNHPAQFLHDGSAFTPERSHKLQRLQEMLEEAMAAGDSVLIFSQFTEVGAELERLLRQGLHYQTFYLHGGTPRGRREAMITAFQDPQAEPAIFVLSLKAGGVGITLTKANHVFHFDRWWNPAVEDQASDRAYRIGQEKTVFVHKFVTLGTLEERISDMIEEKKAIAGAIVGNDESWLTQLDNERFKALIRLNRDALVD